CGTAAAAAATCTCGCTTTCTGCTTTTCTCTTTTCTCGATTTCACCTTTAATATTCACCTGCACTACTTCAAATTCAAACCAATCAGTTCGGTCATCAAGTTCCGAATGCGACCGAGAACCTGTTGCTTGAGTTACTGGTGCTGAAACGGAAACCGAAGACAGTTGTTTTATCCAAATCCTTTTCAATTCCGCTAAAGCTTCTGAGTCCGAAAAAGATAAAACCAACTGCGTCCATAATTGTTCCGCTAATTCTAAATCTCCTTCTATCTCTGCTTTGAAAGCATTGTTTTTTAAAGTAATTATATCTTGAAAATTGGCAAATTTCGGGAGCAAAATTAAGTAGAGTTTCTTGCCCGGTTCTGGTTTAACATAAGGAAACTGCGTTGGTTGACGATATTTTTGATTGATTTCTGGAACTCGTTGCTGCAAATATCGCTCTAATCTCTCGACAGTTGCACAATTATTTTCACCTTGGATTCGCAATCCTTCTAGCAAAGCTTTTGTAAACGAACCATGTTCTAATTCCTTTATTTCATAAGATTTTTGACTGGGATAACAGGAATAAAAAGTAACGACTCCTTGATGCTTTTCATCACCAATACCTAAAGAATTTCTACCTCCCTCATTCCGACAGGCATCTAAGAATAAAATCACATTCCCAGCACCAGAAGAACGCAAACGTTCGGTCACATAATTAACCGAAATAGCAGACCGTTCTATATCATCTGGGTCGCTATCCAACAGCATCAAGTAATCACCATCAAAGGCGCGGATACCGTGACCTGCAAAAAAGAACCAAAGATTATCTCCTGATTGTAATAAAGTTTTCTCCCGTTTATTTTCATCTTTTTCTTTTTTATCGATACGTTTCTCAAACTGCACCCGCAAAAATGTTCGCAAGTTAAGGTAAGTCGGTTGAGTAAGGATAGGTTTATCATTTCTAAATGAAATGGGTGGGGAATCTTCGGTAAATAGGTAAACTCTCTCAAACTTAGCTTCCTTGACAAACCAATCCCGCATCGCCTCAGCATCCCGCTTAGCGTAATTGAGATCTTGCGAACGATGATAATTATTGATGCCAACTACAATCGCCCAATTAACCATTATCGCTCTGCCTGCGCTTAAACTTAAGAGTCATCGCCCCTTTCCCTCCCGCTTTTCCACCAACTCCGAACAGCTTCACCTGTCCTTCCCCGTTGATTTCCACCGATAACTCGACTTCATCTAACTGCATTTTAGAACTAGGCGCATCAGCTTCATCGAGGATTTCTCGCATCGCCTGCAAAAACCCCTTCATCTCCCGTTTGAGTTTTTCCACCTCCACAGGTTTCGCGGCGTCCACCACCTCAATTTCCACTTCCACGGGGTCATCATCATCATCTCTAGTGATGAGTCCACCCCTGTAGCTTCCCGTTCTCGCTCCTGTATCAAACGATACAGTTTCTTCCGTAATTACCCAAATATGTTTTGGTGTATTTTCTGCCATGCACGTTAATCTGTGTTTGTTTTGATGGAATGGGGGAGACCTCTCTCCAAACCTCTCTCCTGCAAGGAGAGAGGCTTTGAGTTTTGCGGTTTGGTTGGTTGTGGGCGATCGATCTTATTTCAGAATATCACTCAGTATCGTCATCGTCTGCACTGTATCGATAAATGGCCTCTCCCGTACTTGTGGTGATAATAAAATCTAATAAATAGCTTGTAAAGCTTATGGGATAAGGGCCTTGCTTGCCTTACCTTGAAATCGTACCGACGATCGCACAATAAACAAAACAATGGCCAAATGTTAGCATGAAATTAGCAAATAATTTTTTGAAAATATTATGCTCAGTCTGAGTGACATTTATCCTCTCTCAGAGTTCCAACGGGGTGCGAAAGCTTTCCTGGCAAAACTCAAAGAAACTAAAGCACCCATAGTTCTGACTGTGAATGGTAAAGCTACTGCCGTTGTTCAAGATGCTGAAGGCTACCAGCAACTTCTCGATAAGATTGAGTTGCTGGAGTCTATTGTGGGTATCCGCAAAAGTATTGAAGAATTTGAGCAAGGGAAAGGGATACCTTTGAAGCAGGCATTTGCAGAACTTCGGGAAAAATATGGCTTACCGAATTGAAATATCTCCTACTGCGGTGGCTGATATAGAAAGTATTTTTCTTTGGATCGAGAAAGATTCACCGGAAAAAGCTTATCGCTGGGTAAGAGGGTGTTATGAAATTATATTGACGCTGGAAAACTTTCCCAAGCGTTGTGCTTTGGCGATCGAAAGTGAGTATATGGGAATAGAGGTACGCCAACTTCTCTATAAAAAGCAATTCAATATTTTATTTACTGTTAGTTAAATAGTTGAGCAAGAGCAAGGAATTGTGCGTATTCATCGTGTGCGTCGTTGTTCTCAACAACCACTTCAAAGTATAGATCGACTCTTAGGTGATGAACCAGAAACTTAAACCGCGATCGCCCTTCTGCCCACAAAAAAAGCGAATCGCATACAGTGAAGGCTTCACGCTCGATTTTTATTAACTACCTCTGTTAATTTCTGACAAGTTTCTTCAATTTTATCGAGACTGCCGGGATTCACCAAACCGTAGTAATCAAAAACGTAGATGCGGTTGTTTTGAGTTGCTTTTAGCTTACTCCAAAAAGGTTCGGATTTGAATTGTTCGGAAATCTTCCCACTTGGTTGGTCTACAATCAGAATTGCTTCTGGATTTGCCTGCAATATTTTTTCGGCTGAAAGGGTAAAGTAGCCATCAAGGGGACTATTTGCCTGTAAGTCGGCGACAATATTTTTAATGCCGAATTTTGTCAGCAAATCGCCAGACCAACTATTTTTATTAGGGGATAAAATCGGTTGGCGACTGACTAGCACCAGAGTGGAGGGGGACGCAGCGGCAGGTTTTTCTAGAAATGTTTGATAGCGGGTTAAAAGTGGGGTAGAATCGACTGCGATCGCATCAGCAACGGTTTTAGTTATTTCTGTGAGATCGTCCCATTTTTTAATCGTTACGCCAATAGTTGCTATGCCCAATTCTTTTAATTTTGGCAATATTTG
This is a stretch of genomic DNA from Aerosakkonema funiforme FACHB-1375. It encodes these proteins:
- a CDS encoding SUMF1/EgtB/PvdO family nonheme iron enzyme is translated as MVNWAIVVGINNYHRSQDLNYAKRDAEAMRDWFVKEAKFERVYLFTEDSPPISFRNDKPILTQPTYLNLRTFLRVQFEKRIDKKEKDENKREKTLLQSGDNLWFFFAGHGIRAFDGDYLMLLDSDPDDIERSAISVNYVTERLRSSGAGNVILFLDACRNEGGRNSLGIGDEKHQGVVTFYSCYPSQKSYEIKELEHGSFTKALLEGLRIQGENNCATVERLERYLQQRVPEINQKYRQPTQFPYVKPEPGKKLYLILLPKFANFQDIITLKNNAFKAEIEGDLELAEQLWTQLVLSFSDSEALAELKRIWIKQLSSVSVSAPVTQATGSRSHSELDDRTDWFEFEVVQVNIKGEIEKREKQKARFFTEDLGNGVTLDMVYIPGGTFTMGSPESEERYEGYDGREEPQHQVTIKPFFMGKYPITQVQWKAVASLPQVNRELNPDPSRFKGENLPVERVSWYDAVEFCDRLSQKAKREYRLPGEAEWEYACRAGTTTPFHFGQTITADLANYDGNYTYGQGPKGIDREKTTPVGSFNVANAFGLFDMHGNVWEWCADHWHDNYGDKPNNITIWLSSDGNELRLLRGGSWLGLPAYCRSASRNSLDAGYSADGLGFRVVCAAAWTQ
- a CDS encoding Pepco domain-containing protein; translation: MAENTPKHIWVITEETVSFDTGARTGSYRGGLITRDDDDDPVEVEIEVVDAAKPVEVEKLKREMKGFLQAMREILDEADAPSSKMQLDEVELSVEINGEGQVKLFGVGGKAGGKGAMTLKFKRRQSDNG
- a CDS encoding type II toxin-antitoxin system Phd/YefM family antitoxin, coding for MLSLSDIYPLSEFQRGAKAFLAKLKETKAPIVLTVNGKATAVVQDAEGYQQLLDKIELLESIVGIRKSIEEFEQGKGIPLKQAFAELREKYGLPN
- a CDS encoding type II toxin-antitoxin system RelE/ParE family toxin yields the protein MAYRIEISPTAVADIESIFLWIEKDSPEKAYRWVRGCYEIILTLENFPKRCALAIESEYMGIEVRQLLYKKQFNILFTVS
- a CDS encoding ABC transporter substrate-binding protein encodes the protein MPHVPFPIPKIMLRRYISIITAILLSLVLVACTAATTPSNNTTTDTTPKVAQRVITLTSLTSDILYRLDKTKIVGMVGSRLFAQDSRFQNIPKVSEGQTLPNLEKLISLKPDLVIGNKDFHAQILPKLKELGIATIGVTIKKWDDLTEITKTVADAIAVDSTPLLTRYQTFLEKPAAASPSTLVLVSRQPILSPNKNSWSGDLLTKFGIKNIVADLQANSPLDGYFTLSAEKILQANPEAILIVDQPSGKISEQFKSEPFWSKLKATQNNRIYVFDYYGLVNPGSLDKIEETCQKLTEVVNKNRA